The following are from one region of the Phormidium sp. PBR-2020 genome:
- a CDS encoding 50S ribosome-binding GTPase: MMNFDSVYGNFEQILTNFKIILDESDRPEADEYKQKLTDEKKAIYENPVLRVAFIGQYSAGKSTIISALTGNHNICIGADITTDKATPYSWNGIEIMDTPGIGTERQDHDEVTYQAIERADLLVFCTTHQLLDKHLINHFRKLAYEKRYGNKMMLVFNKLSSEAGDDDQKIANYKASMMQGLHPHSLDEFTTCFLDAKDYCEGVDEDDQELIELSRFESFIEALNDFVKKQSKTAQLSTPIRRVKGYTEDVEQWFFTPSVQDERFLTTLGRIKKRIRYEKQDLNLKIKGIILNADSQVRNLGSDFANDLPNFKKQSELETRQKEIEIEYEIEKLWIECQHDVQKSFDTVTETLRDEVLEIFNSDLFNQFISTLEAEFETGKHSKVNDKSWNIEADQVRFFQKIATEIGLDIAAKAAGPLAKVPGLNKVLGEGVKVAGGELHQAVLGIGKFVGFKFKPWQAVGIAKNVGKAARSAGPLIGVLAFGLEILDMAQRQKKERELREAQGKIENEFAKISRQLELQIKELTKKFESECLDYLEMQLRSEEQKYQDQKTTDANQMIALRKVQKQLDDLLKQLT, translated from the coding sequence ATGATGAACTTTGATTCGGTATATGGTAACTTCGAGCAAATACTTACCAACTTTAAGATCATTTTAGATGAAAGTGATCGCCCTGAAGCTGATGAATATAAGCAGAAGTTAACAGACGAAAAAAAAGCAATTTACGAAAATCCTGTGTTGCGAGTCGCCTTTATTGGCCAATATAGTGCAGGAAAGTCTACAATTATCTCTGCTCTCACGGGCAACCATAATATTTGCATTGGAGCGGATATTACTACCGATAAAGCCACGCCCTACAGTTGGAATGGCATTGAAATCATGGATACGCCCGGTATTGGTACAGAGCGACAAGACCATGATGAAGTAACCTATCAAGCGATTGAACGAGCAGATCTTTTAGTGTTTTGCACAACTCATCAATTGCTTGATAAGCACTTAATTAACCATTTTCGAAAACTGGCTTATGAAAAACGCTACGGCAATAAAATGATGTTAGTGTTCAACAAACTATCATCTGAAGCAGGTGACGATGATCAAAAGATCGCAAACTATAAAGCCAGTATGATGCAAGGTCTACATCCTCATAGCTTAGATGAATTTACAACTTGCTTTCTTGATGCTAAAGACTACTGTGAAGGTGTTGATGAAGATGATCAAGAACTGATTGAATTAAGCCGCTTTGAAAGTTTTATTGAAGCACTCAATGATTTTGTCAAAAAACAAAGTAAAACGGCACAACTGAGCACACCTATTCGCCGTGTAAAAGGTTACACAGAAGATGTTGAGCAATGGTTTTTCACTCCCTCTGTACAAGATGAACGTTTTTTAACAACTCTAGGAAGAATCAAAAAACGTATCCGCTATGAAAAACAAGACTTAAACCTTAAAATCAAAGGAATCATACTCAATGCTGATTCCCAAGTTCGCAATTTAGGGAGTGACTTTGCGAATGATTTGCCCAACTTCAAAAAGCAATCAGAACTAGAGACACGACAAAAAGAGATTGAAATTGAATACGAGATTGAGAAGTTATGGATTGAGTGTCAACATGATGTTCAGAAATCATTTGATACTGTTACTGAAACGCTTAGAGATGAGGTTTTAGAAATCTTCAATAGTGACTTGTTTAATCAGTTTATTTCTACTCTAGAAGCAGAATTTGAAACTGGAAAACATTCCAAGGTAAATGATAAAAGCTGGAATATTGAAGCAGATCAGGTTCGTTTTTTTCAAAAAATAGCCACAGAAATTGGCTTAGATATTGCAGCCAAGGCAGCCGGGCCATTAGCAAAAGTGCCGGGTCTGAATAAAGTGCTTGGTGAAGGTGTAAAAGTTGCAGGTGGAGAATTACACCAAGCTGTTTTAGGAATCGGTAAATTTGTAGGCTTTAAGTTCAAGCCTTGGCAGGCAGTGGGTATTGCGAAGAATGTTGGCAAAGCAGCAAGGTCTGCAGGCCCGCTTATTGGTGTATTAGCTTTTGGTTTAGAGATCTTAGATATGGCTCAACGACAAAAAAAAGAGCGAGAGTTGCGGGAAGCTCAGGGGAAAATTGAAAACGAGTTTGCAAAAATCTCAAGGCAATTAGAGTTGCAGATCAAAGAACTAACGAAAAAATTTGAATCCGAGTGTTTAGATTATCTAGAGATGCAGTTGCGTTCTGAGGAACAAAAATATCAAGATCAAAAAACAACTGATGCCAATCAGATGATTGCCCTTCGCAAAGTCCAGAAACAGCTAGATGATTTACTCAAGCAATTGACTTAA
- a CDS encoding DUF433 domain-containing protein, protein MTFTTDNPVTWQYLEIDAQNQAKIANSRVSVSQLIQEKHAHGWSPEELHFQHPEIPLAAIYSALSYYYTYQTQIDAQIIQEQEKIHTLQADLIKIGVGHHTADFKQALQQKRQQQG, encoded by the coding sequence ATGACATTCACCACAGATAATCCTGTAACCTGGCAATACCTAGAAATTGATGCTCAAAATCAGGCAAAAATTGCCAATAGTCGCGTTTCAGTTTCCCAACTGATTCAAGAAAAACACGCCCACGGGTGGAGTCCAGAAGAACTGCACTTTCAACACCCAGAAATCCCCCTGGCTGCCATTTATTCAGCCCTCAGTTATTACTACACCTATCAAACCCAAATCGATGCTCAAATCATTCAAGAACAGGAAAAAATCCATACCCTGCAAGCTGATTTAATTAAAATAGGAGTGGGTCATCATACCGCCGATTTTAAACAAGCACTTCAGCAAAAACGGCAACAACAGGGATAA
- a CDS encoding arsenate reductase family protein, with the protein MLTLYGIPHCGTCNKAIAWLNDHNIPHNFINVKTDPPNAELITAWVGQLGNKPLRNTSGQSYRALGPERNHWSDAQWIAAFAADAMLLKRPIFIKDEIAILTGFRKSETDLINLLT; encoded by the coding sequence ATGCTCACCCTTTACGGCATTCCCCACTGCGGCACTTGCAACAAAGCGATCGCCTGGCTCAATGACCACAACATCCCCCACAACTTCATCAACGTCAAAACCGACCCCCCCAACGCTGAACTAATCACCGCCTGGGTGGGTCAACTGGGAAACAAACCCCTCCGCAACACCTCCGGCCAGTCCTACCGCGCCCTCGGCCCCGAACGGAACCACTGGAGCGACGCACAATGGATCGCCGCCTTTGCCGCCGATGCCATGCTCCTCAAACGCCCCATCTTCATCAAAGACGAGATCGCCATCCTCACCGGATTCCGCAAATCCGAAACCGACCTCATCAACCTCCTCACCTAA
- a CDS encoding IS66 family transposase: MEESITIGGIKIPRADWEKTPESVKNLVSNLEQRIAAIEERLGLNASNSSIPPSKQPPQAKAEKKDKGSGRKRGGQKGHKGFGRDLYEPSQCSEIIEHQPETCKHCQAPLRGEDPQPYRHQIVEIPPVEPVVTEHRLHALTCQCCGQTTRAQLPEEVNPSGYGERLQSLVGLLSGAYRLSHNQVKTLMADLWQVHLSTGTVNRIRQRVSQQLSQVVNEARAYVMASDQVNVDETSWSQNNGDGNNPENSLGWLWVAVACQVAVYQVSLSRGRGSLEALLGNHFAGVVTSDRYGVYKQYPVEQRQVCWAHLIRDLQRIAQRRGVSKEIGEALLKQAQRLFRWWHRVRDGTLSRELFEAAVARLRQRVHELLSEAASLCDSSREQTPLARTARTCQEILKVEPALWTFVEVESVEPTNNAAERALRTAVIWRDLSYGSWSRAGSEFVERLLTVVTSLRLQERPLLEFLIQVLRSEPVSLLPLPSE, translated from the coding sequence ATGGAAGAGAGTATAACGATAGGCGGCATCAAGATTCCTCGCGCGGACTGGGAAAAGACCCCAGAAAGCGTGAAAAATTTGGTGAGCAATCTTGAGCAACGAATCGCCGCTATCGAAGAACGTCTGGGACTCAACGCCTCAAACAGCTCCATCCCCCCCTCAAAACAACCTCCCCAAGCCAAAGCCGAGAAGAAAGACAAAGGAAGCGGACGTAAACGGGGAGGGCAAAAAGGACACAAAGGATTTGGACGAGACTTATACGAACCGAGTCAGTGCAGCGAGATCATTGAGCATCAACCCGAGACTTGCAAGCATTGCCAAGCGCCCTTAAGAGGAGAAGACCCCCAGCCGTACCGCCATCAGATTGTGGAAATTCCCCCAGTCGAGCCAGTGGTGACCGAACACCGACTTCACGCCTTGACCTGTCAGTGCTGCGGTCAAACCACTCGCGCCCAATTGCCCGAAGAGGTTAACCCCAGTGGTTATGGAGAGCGCCTCCAAAGTCTGGTAGGGCTGCTGAGTGGAGCCTATCGTCTCAGTCACAATCAAGTCAAAACACTGATGGCAGACTTGTGGCAAGTGCACCTGAGTACGGGAACGGTTAACCGTATCCGTCAACGAGTCAGTCAGCAACTCAGCCAGGTGGTCAATGAAGCCCGAGCCTATGTCATGGCCAGTGACCAGGTGAATGTGGATGAAACCAGCTGGAGTCAAAACAACGGTGATGGGAACAATCCCGAAAACAGCTTGGGCTGGTTGTGGGTGGCAGTGGCCTGCCAAGTCGCGGTCTATCAAGTGAGCCTCAGCCGGGGTCGCGGGAGCCTCGAAGCCCTATTAGGAAATCATTTTGCCGGTGTAGTTACCAGTGACCGCTATGGAGTCTACAAGCAATATCCGGTTGAGCAACGGCAAGTGTGTTGGGCCCACTTGATACGAGACTTGCAACGCATAGCTCAACGCCGTGGGGTCTCCAAAGAGATTGGTGAAGCTCTGCTTAAACAAGCTCAGCGCCTGTTCCGTTGGTGGCACCGAGTGCGAGATGGAACCTTATCAAGAGAGTTATTCGAGGCGGCCGTGGCACGGCTGCGTCAAAGGGTTCACGAGCTGCTGAGTGAAGCGGCCAGCCTTTGTGATTCGAGCCGAGAGCAAACGCCCTTGGCCCGAACCGCACGCACCTGCCAGGAAATTTTAAAGGTTGAACCGGCCTTGTGGACGTTTGTTGAGGTCGAATCCGTTGAGCCGACCAACAATGCAGCCGAGCGCGCTTTACGCACGGCGGTCATTTGGCGTGACTTGAGTTATGGCTCCTGGTCTCGTGCGGGCAGTGAGTTTGTCGAACGCTTGCTGACGGTGGTTACGTCTTTACGGTTGCAGGAACGCCCCCTGTTGGAGTTCTTGATTCAGGTTTTGCGTTCTGAGCCAGTTTCTCTCCTCCCTCTACCCTCTGAATAG
- a CDS encoding carotenoid oxygenase family protein has translation MTCDRLTGERQVWSFAPRGFTGEPTFVPHPQGTAEDEGWLLLLMYDAEHHRSDLVIFDAKTIAQRPLARLHLNYHIPYGLHGNFTPEYFGP, from the coding sequence ATGACGTGCGATCGCCTCACCGGAGAGCGTCAAGTTTGGAGTTTTGCACCACGGGGATTCACCGGAGAACCGACGTTTGTCCCCCATCCCCAGGGAACGGCAGAAGATGAGGGTTGGCTGTTACTGTTAATGTATGATGCGGAACATCATCGCAGTGATCTAGTGATTTTTGATGCTAAAACAATTGCTCAGAGACCTTTAGCACGGTTGCATCTCAACTATCACATTCCCTATGGTTTACATGGCAACTTCACGCCGGAGTATTTTGGTCCTTAG
- a CDS encoding 50S ribosome-binding GTPase: MVTFTLVMMGRTKAGKSTLFATLLDTGYDGIGSGQQRTTRENKSYDLANGIRLIDTPGIAAVGGEQDEAEALKAVQEADLICYIVTNDSVQEAEFDFLRKLKNQKKPLIILLNIQNNLQDERRLNRFLKKPDKLMSSTEIEEHKKRIFRYAREHYQNNSITIIPVMLLAAQLSQQQENPELSEKLYKASQIQNFLDYVSDAIEKYGTLLASHLMLRETAVSLQNQASHINTEGQICREIKEQLEKKRQEFLERLDKIGREIEKRIEIEVRLIFQPAINQVPNFARQHWDKNKERQGESWKSFIEEKQNFDQKLQNLSERIQSDYQRKIQDILDEISQDLQFEAQARNSSRYSGVNPGFDFKMLFDFGAALANLAILIPGVGLLAGLVAGAALSMIGRFFDSKEQRRAKAVKKIEDILRGILEGQRDKMIDSYKNNVSKIDKKTKKSVSEHFAGINKELNHIYQTLKITENTMQSKNHHILKFFGLRALHWCQNRTENFQVYQINQVLSIDDTNQTLVIQIKDMTLPFPENVNQCNQFLGENITFWES, from the coding sequence ATGGTTACCTTTACACTTGTCATGATGGGGCGAACCAAAGCGGGCAAAAGCACCCTCTTCGCCACCCTATTAGATACAGGCTATGATGGCATTGGCTCAGGTCAGCAGCGCACCACTCGTGAAAATAAAAGCTACGATTTAGCGAATGGTATTCGATTGATTGATACGCCGGGTATTGCTGCGGTGGGAGGTGAACAGGATGAAGCCGAAGCGTTAAAAGCAGTTCAAGAAGCTGATTTAATTTGTTACATCGTCACAAATGATAGTGTTCAAGAAGCTGAGTTTGATTTTTTAAGAAAACTTAAGAATCAGAAAAAGCCACTAATTATTTTATTGAATATTCAAAATAATCTACAAGATGAGCGACGTTTGAATCGCTTTTTGAAGAAACCAGACAAGTTGATGTCTAGCACTGAAATAGAAGAACACAAGAAGCGAATTTTTCGTTATGCCAGAGAGCATTATCAAAATAATTCAATTACAATCATTCCAGTGATGTTATTAGCAGCCCAATTGTCACAGCAGCAGGAAAATCCAGAGTTGTCTGAAAAACTATACAAAGCGAGTCAGATTCAAAATTTTCTAGATTATGTTAGTGATGCAATTGAAAAATATGGAACATTACTTGCATCTCATTTAATGTTGCGAGAAACGGCTGTATCGTTACAAAATCAAGCTAGCCACATCAATACCGAAGGTCAAATATGCCGGGAAATTAAAGAACAACTGGAAAAAAAGAGACAAGAGTTTTTAGAACGCCTAGATAAAATTGGTCGTGAAATTGAAAAGCGCATTGAAATTGAAGTAAGATTAATATTCCAGCCCGCCATCAATCAAGTTCCGAACTTTGCTCGTCAACATTGGGATAAAAATAAAGAAAGACAGGGCGAATCCTGGAAAAGCTTTATTGAAGAGAAGCAAAATTTTGATCAGAAGCTACAAAATTTAAGCGAGAGAATACAATCGGATTATCAACGAAAAATTCAAGATATTTTAGATGAAATTTCTCAAGACTTACAGTTTGAGGCTCAAGCTCGAAATTCATCTCGCTATTCTGGTGTAAATCCTGGCTTTGACTTCAAAATGTTGTTCGATTTTGGTGCAGCACTGGCTAACCTTGCAATACTTATTCCAGGTGTTGGTCTCCTTGCAGGATTGGTTGCTGGTGCTGCTCTAAGTATGATTGGTAGATTTTTTGATTCAAAGGAGCAAAGACGAGCCAAAGCAGTTAAGAAAATTGAGGATATATTGAGAGGAATACTTGAAGGTCAGCGAGACAAAATGATTGACTCTTATAAAAATAATGTCAGTAAGATAGACAAAAAAACAAAAAAGTCTGTTTCTGAACATTTTGCTGGTATTAACAAGGAATTAAATCATATATATCAAACGCTAAAAATTACAGAGAATACAATGCAAAGCAAAAACCATCATATACTCAAATTTTTTGGACTTCGAGCCTTACACTGGTGTCAAAATAGAACCGAGAATTTTCAGGTGTATCAAATAAATCAAGTTTTGAGTATTGATGATACTAATCAAACTCTTGTCATTCAAATCAAAGATATGACTTTACCGTTTCCAGAAAATGTTAATCAATGCAATCAATTTTTAGGTGAAAATATAACCTTCTGGGAATCTTAA
- a CDS encoding phasin family protein, whose translation MDNNNLLTQLLMIGVGTTSLVAEKIKEVSDRWVKEGKIDSDDAKSMIDDFMTQFKSEQGNLEKQLDRQLRNAMQDLGVPRQAEMDELRGRLDRLERQVRDLENKHWR comes from the coding sequence ATGGATAATAACAATCTACTGACCCAACTGTTAATGATCGGCGTGGGAACCACGTCCCTCGTTGCCGAGAAAATCAAAGAAGTCAGCGATCGCTGGGTTAAAGAAGGCAAAATCGACTCCGACGATGCCAAATCCATGATCGACGACTTTATGACTCAGTTTAAGTCAGAACAGGGCAACCTGGAAAAACAACTCGATCGCCAACTTCGCAACGCCATGCAAGATTTAGGGGTTCCCCGCCAAGCCGAGATGGACGAGTTACGAGGACGACTCGATCGCCTCGAACGCCAAGTTCGCGATCTCGAAAATAAACATTGGCGGTAA
- a CDS encoding NACHT domain-containing protein, with the protein MNIGRNNILKLAIGGGCVLGSLAFPPLVAAEGMVWGPILATALGNVAAGNTANAIDALLDAGEGGVSLENHDLTKAVGKAIAAVITLAAKQQRGQTRQYLEKIAAQAKDNWLHIAQQELTQQRYPELREAKLDQFLTPEEYQLTQQGNLTDTEWGDIFIRLNMKACKGGGFPIPPEVRQQVAELLHTTFPKALRETLKEDFANDGKAFAGLTLQLLTGMQAQLSQLQASQGGMKAEECSQILQQFQELEIQLRGTVAQQQAFFNQISRRIDSGFAEVCHRLGVMETNITQLLQGVEKTLESLVAEIRSHFDATNPNISLENWRTIAQLMLAERRALTANPAFDRVDVYVPLGLVERRQPKQPKPGQNRETPGQDSQRDVETITPIAEDEFFNQVLQEGKSPKSQGRRIAVIGEPGSGKTTRLQAIADWILAHNLGIPIWMPLAEFTEPTLVDYLQEKWLKSAGVEGAITSLQDHKEHLWFLMDGLDEMVARIEKPQVSQLLTGWVGLGRAIITCRVNVWEADQNAFSGFDVYRNLPFEVDQMELFIRRFFAQSG; encoded by the coding sequence ATGAATATAGGGCGTAATAACATCCTCAAACTCGCCATCGGTGGCGGCTGCGTCTTGGGTAGCTTGGCATTTCCCCCCCTCGTGGCGGCAGAAGGAATGGTCTGGGGTCCCATCTTAGCAACGGCGTTAGGGAATGTGGCGGCGGGGAATACGGCTAATGCGATCGATGCGCTACTTGACGCAGGAGAGGGGGGAGTCTCCCTAGAAAATCATGACTTAACCAAGGCGGTGGGAAAAGCCATAGCTGCCGTCATTACCCTCGCCGCCAAACAACAGCGCGGCCAAACCCGCCAATATCTCGAAAAAATCGCTGCCCAAGCCAAGGATAACTGGCTGCACATCGCTCAACAAGAACTCACCCAACAACGTTACCCGGAACTGCGAGAAGCCAAACTCGACCAATTTCTCACCCCGGAAGAATACCAACTCACCCAACAGGGCAACCTCACGGATACAGAATGGGGCGATATTTTTATCCGCCTCAACATGAAAGCCTGTAAAGGGGGTGGGTTTCCTATTCCCCCAGAGGTGCGTCAACAAGTCGCCGAATTACTGCATACCACCTTCCCCAAAGCCTTGCGGGAAACCCTCAAGGAAGATTTTGCCAATGATGGGAAAGCCTTTGCGGGGTTAACGTTGCAGTTACTGACGGGGATGCAGGCACAACTGAGTCAACTGCAAGCGAGTCAAGGGGGGATGAAGGCTGAGGAGTGCAGTCAAATTCTGCAACAGTTCCAGGAATTAGAAATTCAGTTACGGGGAACGGTTGCCCAGCAGCAGGCATTTTTTAACCAGATTTCCCGCCGGATTGATTCGGGTTTTGCCGAAGTTTGTCATCGGTTGGGGGTGATGGAAACCAATATCACCCAGTTGTTACAAGGTGTGGAAAAAACCCTAGAAAGTTTGGTGGCAGAAATTCGATCGCATTTTGATGCGACTAATCCGAATATCTCCTTGGAAAATTGGCGAACGATTGCCCAGTTGATGCTGGCTGAACGACGGGCATTAACCGCTAATCCCGCATTTGATCGCGTCGATGTCTATGTGCCGTTGGGATTGGTAGAACGTCGCCAACCCAAGCAACCGAAACCGGGGCAAAATAGAGAAACCCCAGGGCAAGATTCGCAACGGGACGTAGAGACCATTACCCCGATCGCCGAGGATGAGTTTTTTAATCAGGTTTTGCAGGAGGGGAAAAGTCCCAAAAGTCAGGGGCGACGGATTGCGGTGATTGGCGAACCGGGTTCGGGAAAAACCACGCGGTTACAGGCGATCGCCGATTGGATTTTAGCCCACAATCTCGGCATCCCGATTTGGATGCCGTTGGCAGAATTTACCGAACCGACTCTGGTGGATTATTTACAAGAGAAATGGCTGAAGTCGGCGGGGGTTGAAGGGGCAATAACCTCTCTCCAAGACCACAAGGAGCATCTCTGGTTCTTGATGGATGGATTGGATGAGATGGTCGCCCGGATTGAAAAGCCCCAGGTGTCCCAATTATTGACCGGGTGGGTGGGGTTAGGACGGGCGATTATTACCTGTCGGGTGAATGTGTGGGAAGCGGATCAAAATGCCTTTTCCGGGTTTGATGTGTATCGAAATTTACCCTTTGAGGTGGATCAGATGGAACTGTTTATTCGGCGTTTTTTTGCCCAGAGTGGTTAA
- a CDS encoding FKBP-type peptidyl-prolyl cis-trans isomerase, with protein MRPILISLSLVIVCAVAILFTLINSQNQTAIADELPGEEPSATPAAETIREDNPNLFAEASTSNPEAVADDDGVYTTESGLKYEKLETGDGAQPQTGQTVMVHYTGMLEDGTVFDSSRERNRPFSFRIGVGQVIRGWDEGVGMMHVGDRWKLTIPPELGYGERGAGGVIPPNATLIFDVELLRIS; from the coding sequence TTGCGACCGATTTTAATTAGCTTAAGTCTTGTGATCGTCTGTGCTGTGGCGATTCTGTTCACCCTCATTAACAGCCAAAACCAAACGGCGATCGCCGACGAACTCCCCGGAGAAGAACCCTCAGCCACTCCCGCTGCTGAAACCATCCGCGAGGATAATCCCAATCTCTTCGCTGAGGCTTCGACTTCTAATCCAGAGGCCGTCGCCGACGACGATGGGGTGTACACCACCGAATCCGGCTTGAAGTACGAAAAACTCGAAACCGGTGACGGCGCACAACCCCAAACGGGCCAAACGGTGATGGTTCATTACACCGGAATGCTGGAAGATGGAACGGTGTTTGACAGTTCCCGTGAGCGCAATCGTCCCTTTAGCTTCCGCATTGGTGTCGGCCAGGTGATTCGAGGCTGGGATGAAGGCGTCGGAATGATGCACGTGGGCGATCGGTGGAAACTCACGATTCCCCCGGAACTCGGCTATGGCGAACGGGGTGCAGGTGGAGTCATTCCTCCCAATGCAACCCTCATTTTTGATGTGGAATTGCTGCGCATCAGTTAA